A portion of the Streptomyces sp. YPW6 genome contains these proteins:
- a CDS encoding UvrD-helicase domain-containing protein, translating into MSSSSTRHSPHRESRPRTTAAYRLVRTPPGSVDPPLLDAGQRAVVDHPGGPLLVLAGPGTGKTTTLVESVAARVNRGGDPARILVLTFSRKAAVELRDRMAARLGAARGPQATTFHSYCYALVRAHQDADLFADPLRLLSGPEQDVTVRELLAGQLDLEKEGLARVRWPDELRACLTTRGFADEVRAVLARSRELGLGPDALADFARRTGRPDWGAAAQFLAEYLDILDAQGVLDYAELVHRAVLLAERPEVAAELAGRYDAVYVDEYQDTDPAQVRLLHALAGNRGRAPEQTRGRGEEAGSGSAPGQGARAGRTLIAFGDPDQSIYTFRGADVNGILDFPDTFRRADGRPAPVGVLTTSRRSGAALLAATRLLTRRMPLNRLPADTVRAHREPHAVRDGGHVETYTYPTASTELENIADLLRRAHLEDGVPWQEMAVLVRAGGRSLPAVRRALTSAGVPLEVDGDDLPLRHEPAVAPLLTALRAVATAALHPQPPEAEAYPERDQGQGPEHQEGQGREQQRGPDPEQDQGPEQQRGPEQEQGPDPQQGQDQDQGLDPAAELDPAADPDPDQVPGPEQDRGHGPDPAADPDQEQGAEADRTEGGAAPGGTGGPGGAEAGTTSWLDTETALTLLTSPLGSMDAADLRRLGRALRDEERAAGIRIPAPSDELLARALAEPERLVTHDPAYAHGAQRLGALLRKARELLEGGGTAEEALWTLWNGTPWPGRLERAALRGGAGGRNADRDLDAVCALFDTAARAEERTGGRGALNFLEEVDAQDIAADTLSRRTARPDAVRLMTAHRSKGLEWRLVVVAGVQEGLWPDLRRRGSLLEADRIGRDGLAEPLTPGALLAEERRLFYVAATRARDRLIVTAVKAPADDGDQPSRFLTELGVEPRDVTGRPRRPLAVAALVAELRATTVDPAASAALREAAAERLARLAALTDDEGQPLVPAAHPYRWWGLEEPTRSAVPLRDRDQPVALSGSALDQLANTCALQWFLGREVKADAPATAAQGFGNVVHVLADEVASGRTPADLDVLMERLDSVWNGLAFDAPWKSEQEKGEARAALERFLHWHVLDRGGRTPTASEQDFDVTLEAGEYAVRIRGSMDRVEQDTEGRAYVVDFKTGKGAPTKDEVAAHPQLAVYQLAVREGAVDEAFGGDRPEPGGAELVQLRQPAPRKEGGDAFPRVQAQEPLAGEWVLDLLATAAGKVLDERFTPTTGTHCSHCTFRASCSAQPEGRQVVE; encoded by the coding sequence GTGAGCTCCTCCTCCACCCGGCACAGTCCGCACCGCGAGTCACGGCCGCGGACCACGGCCGCGTACCGACTGGTGCGCACCCCGCCGGGTTCGGTGGATCCCCCTCTCCTGGACGCAGGCCAGCGCGCGGTGGTTGATCACCCCGGCGGCCCGCTGCTGGTCCTCGCCGGTCCGGGCACCGGCAAGACCACCACCCTCGTCGAATCCGTCGCCGCCCGGGTGAACCGCGGCGGCGACCCCGCCCGCATCCTCGTCCTCACCTTCAGCCGCAAGGCCGCCGTCGAACTGCGCGACCGGATGGCGGCCCGTCTCGGGGCGGCCCGGGGCCCGCAGGCCACCACGTTCCACTCGTACTGCTACGCCCTGGTCCGGGCCCATCAGGACGCCGACCTGTTCGCCGATCCGCTGCGCCTGCTGTCCGGGCCCGAACAGGACGTCACCGTCCGCGAACTGCTCGCGGGCCAGCTCGACCTGGAGAAGGAGGGCCTGGCCCGGGTCCGCTGGCCGGACGAACTGCGCGCCTGCCTGACCACGCGCGGCTTCGCCGACGAGGTGCGGGCCGTGCTGGCCCGCAGCCGTGAGCTGGGCCTCGGCCCGGACGCGCTGGCCGACTTCGCCCGCCGCACCGGCCGCCCGGACTGGGGCGCGGCGGCCCAGTTCCTCGCCGAGTACCTCGACATCCTCGACGCCCAGGGCGTCCTCGACTACGCCGAGCTGGTGCACCGCGCGGTCCTGCTCGCCGAGCGCCCCGAGGTCGCGGCGGAGCTGGCCGGCCGGTACGACGCGGTGTACGTCGACGAGTACCAGGACACCGACCCCGCCCAGGTGCGCCTGCTGCACGCGCTGGCCGGAAACCGGGGGCGCGCGCCGGAGCAGACCCGGGGGCGCGGAGAGGAGGCGGGAAGCGGGAGCGCGCCCGGCCAGGGCGCGCGCGCCGGGCGGACGCTGATCGCCTTCGGCGACCCCGACCAGTCGATCTACACGTTCCGCGGCGCCGATGTGAACGGCATCCTGGACTTCCCGGACACCTTCCGCCGGGCCGACGGGCGTCCCGCGCCCGTCGGCGTCCTCACTACCTCACGCCGCTCCGGGGCCGCGCTGCTGGCGGCGACCCGGCTGCTCACCCGCCGGATGCCGCTGAACCGGCTGCCCGCCGACACGGTCCGCGCCCACCGCGAGCCGCACGCCGTCCGGGACGGCGGCCACGTCGAGACGTACACCTACCCGACCGCGTCCACGGAGCTGGAGAACATCGCGGACCTGCTGCGCCGCGCCCACCTGGAGGACGGGGTGCCGTGGCAGGAGATGGCGGTGCTGGTACGGGCCGGAGGCCGCTCCCTGCCCGCCGTCCGCCGCGCCCTCACCTCCGCCGGCGTCCCCCTGGAGGTCGACGGCGACGACCTCCCGCTGCGCCACGAACCGGCCGTCGCCCCGCTGCTGACGGCGCTGCGGGCGGTGGCGACGGCAGCACTGCACCCCCAGCCCCCGGAGGCGGAGGCGTACCCGGAGCGGGACCAGGGCCAGGGCCCGGAGCACCAGGAGGGCCAGGGCCGGGAGCAGCAGCGGGGCCCGGACCCGGAGCAAGACCAAGGCCCGGAGCAGCAGCGGGGCCCGGAGCAGGAGCAGGGCCCGGACCCGCAGCAAGGCCAAGACCAAGACCAAGGCCTGGACCCGGCAGCGGAACTGGACCCGGCGGCGGACCCGGACCCTGATCAGGTCCCTGGCCCGGAGCAAGACCGAGGCCACGGCCCGGACCCGGCGGCGGACCCGGACCAGGAGCAGGGCGCTGAGGCGGACCGGACCGAGGGCGGAGCGGCCCCGGGCGGGACCGGCGGTCCGGGCGGTGCGGAGGCCGGGACGACGTCCTGGCTCGACACCGAGACCGCGCTCACCCTCCTCACCTCCCCGCTCGGCTCCATGGACGCCGCGGACCTGCGCCGCCTCGGCCGCGCCCTGCGCGACGAGGAACGCGCCGCCGGGATACGGATCCCCGCCCCCTCCGACGAGCTGCTGGCCCGCGCCCTCGCCGAGCCCGAACGCCTCGTCACGCACGACCCGGCGTACGCCCACGGGGCGCAGCGACTCGGCGCGCTCCTGCGCAAGGCCCGCGAGCTCCTCGAAGGCGGCGGCACCGCCGAGGAGGCCCTGTGGACCCTGTGGAACGGCACGCCCTGGCCCGGCCGGCTGGAGCGGGCCGCGCTGCGCGGCGGGGCGGGCGGGCGCAACGCCGACCGCGATCTCGACGCGGTGTGCGCCCTGTTCGACACGGCCGCGCGCGCCGAGGAGCGCACCGGCGGCCGCGGGGCCCTCAACTTCCTGGAAGAGGTCGACGCCCAGGACATCGCCGCGGACACCCTCTCCCGGCGGACCGCCCGTCCCGACGCCGTACGCCTGATGACCGCCCACCGCTCCAAGGGCCTGGAATGGCGGCTCGTCGTCGTCGCCGGGGTCCAGGAAGGGCTGTGGCCCGACCTCCGCCGCCGGGGCTCCCTCCTGGAGGCGGACCGCATCGGCCGCGACGGCCTCGCCGAACCCCTCACGCCCGGCGCCCTCCTCGCCGAGGAGCGCCGGCTCTTCTACGTCGCCGCCACCCGCGCCCGCGACCGCCTGATCGTCACCGCAGTGAAGGCCCCCGCCGACGACGGGGACCAGCCGTCCCGCTTCCTCACCGAGCTCGGTGTCGAGCCCCGCGACGTCACCGGCCGCCCGCGCCGCCCCCTCGCCGTCGCCGCGCTCGTCGCCGAACTGCGCGCCACCACCGTCGACCCGGCCGCGTCCGCCGCGCTGCGCGAGGCCGCCGCCGAGCGGCTCGCCCGGCTCGCCGCGCTCACCGACGACGAGGGGCAGCCGCTGGTGCCCGCGGCCCACCCGTACCGCTGGTGGGGCCTGGAGGAGCCGACCCGCTCCGCCGTCCCGCTGCGCGACCGCGACCAGCCCGTCGCCCTCTCCGGCTCCGCCCTGGACCAGCTCGCCAACACCTGCGCCCTCCAGTGGTTCCTGGGCCGCGAGGTGAAGGCCGACGCCCCGGCCACCGCCGCCCAGGGATTCGGCAACGTCGTCCACGTACTCGCCGACGAGGTCGCCTCCGGCCGGACCCCCGCCGACCTGGACGTCCTCATGGAACGCCTGGACTCCGTCTGGAACGGCCTCGCCTTCGACGCCCCGTGGAAGTCCGAGCAGGAGAAGGGCGAGGCCCGCGCCGCCCTGGAACGCTTCCTGCACTGGCACGTCCTGGACCGGGGCGGCCGGACCCCCACCGCGAGTGAGCAGGACTTCGACGTGACGCTGGAGGCGGGGGAGTACGCCGTCCGCATCCGGGGCTCGATGGACCGGGTCGAGCAGGACACCGAGGGCCGGGCGTACGTCGTCGACTTCAAGACCGGCAAGGGCGCGCCGACCAAGGACGAGGTCGCCGCCCACCCCCAGCTCGCCGTCTACCAGCTCGCCGTCCGCGAGGGCGCGGTCGACGAGGCCTTCGGCGGCGACCGCCCCGAACCGGGCGGCGCCGAACTGGTCCAGCTCCGACAGCCCGCCCCCAGGAAGGAGGGCGGCGACGCCTTCCCCAGGGTCCAGGCACAGGAGCCGCTGGCGGGGGAGTGGGTCCTGGACCTCCTCGCCACCGCCGCCGGGAAGGTCCTGGACGAACGGTTCACGCCCACCACCGGGACGCACTGCTCCCACTGCACCTTCCGGGCCTCGTGCAGTGCGCAGCCGGAGGGGCGGCAGGTGGTGGAGTAG
- a CDS encoding MGMT family protein — protein MSQDQTDGGGLGTAPPGAGPPDHPELPEYAERVLDVAELIPPGRVMTYGDIAEWLGEGGPRQVGRVMALYGAAVPWWRVVRADGTLLPAHELRALDHYRAESTPLREASRQAEGHLPRIDMRRARWDGRQPGGTGDSGGTGSGGTGRPGVPGSGGTKERGAGSAGPGGAGSAGTGERGAGGPGEEAHT, from the coding sequence ATGAGCCAGGACCAGACGGACGGGGGCGGCCTCGGCACCGCCCCGCCCGGCGCCGGACCGCCGGACCATCCGGAGCTGCCGGAGTACGCGGAGCGGGTGCTCGACGTGGCCGAGCTGATTCCGCCCGGCCGGGTGATGACGTACGGCGACATCGCGGAGTGGCTGGGCGAGGGCGGCCCCCGGCAGGTCGGCCGGGTGATGGCGCTGTACGGGGCGGCCGTGCCGTGGTGGCGCGTCGTCCGCGCCGACGGCACGCTGCTCCCCGCCCACGAGCTGCGGGCGCTGGACCACTACCGCGCGGAGTCGACTCCGCTGCGCGAGGCGTCCCGCCAGGCGGAGGGCCACCTCCCGCGCATCGACATGCGCCGTGCCCGCTGGGACGGCCGGCAGCCGGGCGGGACCGGTGACTCCGGCGGCACGGGCTCCGGCGGCACGGGCAGGCCCGGCGTCCCGGGCTCCGGCGGTACGAAGGAACGTGGCGCGGGCTCCGCCGGTCCGGGCGGTGCGGGCTCCGCCGGTACGGGCGAGCGTGGCGCGGGCGGTCCGGGCGAGGAAGCTCACACCTGA
- a CDS encoding lysylphosphatidylglycerol synthase domain-containing protein translates to MQPPKAADASDAGERPQGAPESSASPRAAAGPARADGPTASTTGHLAGSTLASAEAALTDRVSGDEPLLPARVHRPSDLLRLLIGVCAIAVLLSIAAFAQGTTTGLEDDISKGTQQAPDLLIKMAGLVSSIAVLLVPVAFAIERLIKRDGLRIADGVLAAVLAHGVTLATDLWVSRTAPGTIQDALTQPQTTGGLTDPVHGYLAPVIAYMTAVGMARRPRWRVVLWVVLLLDAFAMLVGGYTTPFSIVLTVLIGWTVAYGTLYAVGSPNVRPTGQHLMAGLRHVGFRPVAAMRTEEALDKDSTDQGDRGRRYLVTLEDGPPLDVTVVDREQQAQGFFYRAWRRITLRTLTQRRSIQSLRQALEQEALLAYAAIAAGANAPKLIATSELGPDAVMLVYEHIGGRSLDQMEDEEITDDLVRGAWRQVEALQSRRIAHRRLTGDALLVDRSGRAFVTDLRGGEIAAGDLVLRMDVAQLLTTLGLRVGAERSVAGALAVLGPDAVADCLPLLQPIALSRSTRAALRRIARERSQREREAVVEASHAAKQARAEQARTEQPAGGPAPGSKAESKAERKSQRTEKQAEKRAIDDALEEAREEDLLAQIRRQVLLIRPQAPVEPVRLERIKPRTLFSFIAGAIAAYFLISQVTQADFGTVVEQAEWGWVAAALGFSALSYVAAAMSLLGFVPERVSFLKTVQAQVAGSFVKIVAPAAVGGVALNTRFLQRAGVRPGLAVASVGASQLFGLGAHIMLLALFGYLTGTEKTPDSLTPSRTVIAGLLTVAVLVLVVTAIPFLRKFVVTRVRSLFAGVVPRMLDVVQRPQKLLTGIGGMLLLTGLFVLCLDASIRAFSGPDVPQLSYASIAVVFLAGNALGSAAPTPGGMGAVEGALTLGLIAVGLPKEVAAPAVLLYRVMTLWLPVLPGWLAFNQLTRKGEL, encoded by the coding sequence GTGCAGCCACCGAAGGCGGCGGACGCCTCCGATGCCGGAGAGCGCCCGCAGGGTGCTCCCGAGTCCTCCGCGTCGCCCCGTGCCGCCGCCGGACCGGCCCGTGCCGACGGCCCCACGGCGTCCACCACCGGGCATCTGGCCGGCTCGACGCTCGCCTCCGCCGAGGCCGCCTTGACCGACCGGGTCTCCGGGGACGAGCCGCTGCTCCCCGCCCGGGTGCACCGCCCCTCCGACCTGCTGCGGCTGCTCATCGGCGTCTGCGCGATCGCGGTGCTGCTGTCGATCGCCGCGTTCGCCCAGGGCACCACCACCGGACTTGAGGACGACATCTCCAAGGGCACCCAGCAGGCGCCCGATCTGCTGATCAAGATGGCGGGTCTGGTGTCCAGCATCGCCGTGCTGCTGGTGCCGGTCGCCTTCGCCATCGAACGCCTCATCAAACGGGACGGGCTCCGTATCGCGGACGGGGTGCTCGCCGCCGTGCTCGCCCACGGGGTGACCCTCGCGACCGACCTCTGGGTCTCGCGGACCGCGCCCGGCACCATCCAGGACGCACTGACCCAGCCGCAGACGACGGGAGGTCTGACCGATCCGGTGCACGGCTATCTCGCGCCGGTCATCGCGTACATGACGGCGGTCGGGATGGCGCGGCGGCCGCGCTGGCGCGTGGTGCTGTGGGTGGTGCTGCTGCTCGACGCGTTCGCGATGCTGGTCGGCGGGTACACCACTCCGTTCTCGATCGTCCTCACCGTGCTGATCGGCTGGACGGTGGCGTACGGAACGCTGTACGCGGTCGGCTCGCCGAACGTCCGTCCCACCGGCCAGCACCTGATGGCGGGTCTGCGGCACGTCGGATTCCGCCCGGTCGCGGCGATGCGCACCGAGGAGGCCCTGGACAAGGACAGCACCGACCAGGGCGACCGGGGGCGGCGCTACCTGGTCACGCTGGAGGACGGGCCGCCGCTGGACGTCACCGTCGTCGACCGGGAACAGCAGGCCCAGGGGTTCTTCTACCGGGCCTGGCGGCGGATCACGCTGCGCACCCTCACCCAGCGGCGCTCGATCCAGTCGCTGCGCCAGGCGCTGGAGCAGGAGGCGCTGCTCGCGTACGCGGCCATCGCCGCCGGGGCGAACGCGCCCAAGCTGATCGCCACGTCGGAGCTGGGCCCCGACGCGGTGATGCTGGTCTACGAGCACATCGGCGGCCGGTCGCTGGACCAGATGGAGGACGAGGAGATCACCGACGATCTGGTGCGCGGCGCCTGGCGTCAGGTGGAGGCCCTCCAGTCGCGACGGATCGCCCACCGGCGGCTGACCGGCGACGCGCTGCTGGTGGATCGTTCCGGCAGGGCGTTCGTGACGGACCTGCGCGGCGGCGAGATCGCCGCGGGCGATCTGGTGCTGCGGATGGACGTGGCCCAGCTGCTGACCACGCTGGGCCTGCGGGTGGGGGCCGAGCGGTCGGTCGCCGGGGCGCTGGCCGTGCTCGGCCCGGACGCGGTGGCGGACTGCCTGCCGCTGCTCCAGCCGATCGCGCTGAGCCGCTCCACGCGGGCGGCGCTGCGCCGGATCGCCCGCGAGCGCTCCCAGCGCGAGCGGGAGGCGGTGGTGGAGGCCTCGCACGCGGCCAAGCAGGCTCGGGCGGAGCAGGCGAGGACCGAACAGCCGGCGGGCGGCCCCGCGCCCGGGTCCAAGGCGGAGTCCAAGGCCGAGCGGAAGTCGCAGCGCACCGAGAAGCAGGCCGAGAAGCGCGCCATCGACGATGCGCTGGAGGAGGCCCGCGAGGAGGATCTGCTCGCCCAGATCCGCCGTCAGGTGCTGCTGATCCGCCCGCAGGCCCCGGTCGAGCCGGTCCGTCTGGAGCGGATCAAGCCGCGCACCCTGTTCAGCTTCATCGCCGGGGCCATCGCCGCGTACTTCCTGATCTCGCAGGTCACCCAGGCCGACTTCGGGACGGTCGTGGAGCAGGCGGAGTGGGGCTGGGTGGCGGCCGCCCTCGGTTTCTCGGCGCTGAGCTACGTGGCGGCGGCGATGAGCCTGCTGGGCTTCGTGCCCGAGCGGGTGTCCTTCCTGAAGACCGTGCAGGCGCAGGTGGCCGGCTCGTTCGTGAAGATCGTCGCCCCCGCGGCGGTCGGCGGCGTGGCGCTGAACACGCGCTTCCTCCAGCGGGCCGGGGTACGCCCCGGTCTCGCGGTGGCGAGCGTCGGGGCCTCCCAGCTCTTCGGGCTCGGCGCCCACATCATGCTGCTGGCGCTGTTCGGCTATCTCACGGGTACGGAGAAGACGCCGGACTCGCTGACCCCGTCCCGGACCGTGATCGCGGGTCTGCTGACGGTCGCGGTCCTGGTGCTGGTGGTGACGGCGATCCCGTTCCTGCGGAAGTTCGTCGTGACCCGGGTGCGCTCGCTGTTCGCCGGGGTCGTGCCGCGCATGCTGGACGTGGTGCAGCGGCCGCAGAAGCTGCTCACCGGCATCGGCGGCATGCTGCTGCTGACCGGGCTGTTCGTGCTCTGTCTGGATGCCTCGATCCGGGCGTTCAGCGGGCCGGACGTCCCCCAGCTGAGTTACGCGAGCATCGCGGTGGTCTTCCTCGCCGGGAACGCGCTCGGCTCGGCCGCCCCGACGCCGGGCGGTATGGGTGCGGTCGAGGGGGCCCTGACGCTGGGCCTGATCGCGGTCGGGCTGCCGAAGGAGGTCGCGGCGCCCGCGGTGCTGCTGTACCGCGTGATGACGCTGTGGCTGCCGGTGCTGCCGGGGTGGCTCGCCTTCAACCAGCTGACCCGCAAGGGCGAGCTGTGA
- a CDS encoding alpha/beta hydrolase, whose translation MRTSPALRAAALAATATVLLPLAACSDDGDGEGSSTPTGASTASPTATADDLSSQELEWSPCPAPNTAQGGGESPSPLPGGVVWECSFMDVPLDYAKPDGRTIELALVRARAKDQQRRIGSLVFNFGGPGASGVATLPAFGTDYDRLRTRYDLVSFDPRGVGRSEGVQCADDAQLDALYQEDSTPDDAAEEKQFVQGQKDFIADCEENSGPELPFVGTTNAARDMDLLRTVLGDDQLHYFGISYGTELGGVYAHLFPDKVGRAVFDAVVDPTKNAEQSSLGQAEGFQLALDNFTKDCAERDDCALPGATPQEVEQGIADLLGELEEEPVDGLGDRVLTQTLATTGIASALYSQETWPLLEQGLDEAGGGNGGLLLALADSLNGRSEDGRYDNSNAANIAINCADSKQRFTLEQTKAALPEFRKASPLFGEYLGWGLMSCTGWPVAGAWETPDVSAPGAAPILVIGNTGDPATPYAGAKAMVRQLGQGVGVELTYRGEGHGAYNSGDTCVQRAVDGYLLNGRVPESGTVCG comes from the coding sequence ATGAGGACTTCCCCCGCCCTGCGCGCCGCCGCCCTCGCCGCCACCGCCACCGTGCTGCTGCCGCTGGCGGCCTGTTCGGACGACGGCGACGGGGAGGGGTCCTCGACACCGACCGGGGCCTCGACCGCCTCGCCGACCGCCACCGCCGACGACCTGTCCTCGCAGGAGCTGGAGTGGTCCCCCTGCCCGGCCCCGAACACGGCCCAGGGCGGCGGCGAGTCACCGTCCCCGCTGCCCGGCGGTGTGGTGTGGGAGTGCTCCTTCATGGACGTCCCCCTCGACTACGCGAAGCCGGACGGCCGCACGATCGAACTGGCGCTGGTCCGGGCCAGGGCCAAGGACCAGCAGCGGCGGATCGGCTCGCTGGTGTTCAACTTCGGCGGGCCCGGCGCGTCCGGCGTCGCGACGCTGCCCGCGTTCGGCACCGACTACGACCGGCTCCGCACCCGGTACGACCTGGTGAGCTTCGACCCGCGCGGGGTCGGCCGCAGCGAGGGCGTCCAGTGCGCCGACGACGCCCAGCTGGACGCCCTCTACCAGGAGGACTCCACCCCGGACGACGCGGCCGAGGAGAAGCAGTTCGTCCAGGGGCAGAAGGACTTCATCGCGGACTGCGAGGAGAACTCCGGCCCCGAACTCCCCTTCGTGGGCACGACGAACGCCGCCCGCGACATGGATCTGCTGCGGACGGTGCTGGGCGACGACCAGCTGCACTACTTCGGCATCTCCTACGGCACCGAGCTGGGCGGCGTGTACGCCCACCTGTTCCCGGACAAGGTCGGCCGGGCGGTCTTCGACGCGGTCGTCGACCCCACGAAGAACGCCGAGCAGTCCTCCCTCGGCCAGGCCGAGGGGTTCCAGCTCGCCCTGGACAACTTCACGAAGGACTGCGCGGAACGCGACGACTGCGCCCTGCCCGGGGCCACCCCGCAGGAGGTGGAGCAGGGCATCGCCGACCTCCTGGGCGAGCTGGAGGAGGAGCCCGTCGACGGGCTCGGCGACCGGGTCCTGACACAGACGCTGGCCACCACCGGTATCGCGTCGGCGCTCTACTCCCAGGAGACCTGGCCGCTGCTGGAGCAGGGCCTGGACGAGGCGGGCGGCGGGAACGGCGGGCTGCTGCTCGCTCTGGCCGACTCCCTCAACGGCCGCTCGGAGGACGGGCGGTACGACAACTCCAACGCCGCGAACATCGCCATCAACTGCGCCGACAGCAAGCAGCGGTTCACCCTGGAGCAGACGAAGGCGGCGCTGCCCGAGTTCCGCAAGGCGTCCCCGCTGTTCGGGGAGTATCTGGGCTGGGGGCTGATGAGCTGCACCGGTTGGCCGGTGGCGGGCGCCTGGGAGACCCCGGACGTCAGCGCCCCCGGAGCCGCGCCGATCCTGGTCATCGGCAACACCGGCGACCCGGCGACCCCGTACGCCGGCGCGAAGGCGATGGTGCGGCAGCTCGGCCAAGGCGTCGGCGTGGAGCTGACGTACCGGGGCGAGGGGCACGGGGCGTACAACAGCGGGGACACGTGCGTGCAGCGGGCCGTGGACGGCTATCTGCTGAACGGCCGGGTCCCGGAGTCCGGCACGGTCTGCGGCTGA